The Methanobrevibacter thaueri sequence AAAACCATAAAAAACACAACCAAAAAGTTAATTAACTCTAATAATAGATTGTACTTCCTAGTATATAAAATTAAAGGATAATAAAATAAGAAAAAAAATTTAAACACAAAAATTATGAGTCAGCCTCAAAAAAAGAAAAAAAAGAAATAGAGAAATTAATCTCTAAATCTATTTACCTAAGTCTTCAAGAGCAGCACTGATTTGTGCCATAATTTGCTCGGTTTTGAAGTGTTGTTGGTTCATTGCACCAGATGGACATGCACCTACACAAGTTCCACATCCTTTACATAATGCGGAGTTAATTTGTGCAAATTCTTTTCCACCTACACCGGTAGCGATTGAAATAGCGTCGAATGGACATAATTCAACACATACTTGACAAGCACCACATACGGTTTCGTCGTTGGATGCAATAATAGGTTCGATTTCTACTTCTCCTTTTGCCATTGGGATAGCTGCTCTGGATGCTGCAGCTGAACCTTGTGCTACGGAGTCAGGAATATCTTTAGGACCTTGTGCTACACCAGCAATGTATACACCGTCAGTTAAGGTGTCAACAGGTCTGAGTTTTGGGTGAGCTTCCATGTAGAATCCGTCTGCAGATCTGGAGAGACCTAAGGTTTGTCTGAGTTCGTCAGATCCTGCGGAGTGTTCGAGACCTACGCTTAATACAACTAAGTCGTAAGTGTATTCAGTTACTTTACCGAGTAAAGTGTCTTCTGCTCTGATAGTTAAGGTTAAGTCATCGTTTTCGAAGATTTGTGCTGGTTTACCTCTGATGAATTCAATACCGTATTTTTCTTGAGATGTTTTGTAGAACTCTTCGTATCCTTTACCGAAGGAACGGATATCCATGTAGTAACAGGTTACTTTGGTATCAGGTTCGTGGTCGATACATAATTGAGCGTTTTTCATGGAGTACATACAACATACTCTGGAACAGTATGGTTTACCGATTTGTTCATCTCTGGAACCGACACAGTGGATGAATGCAACACGTTCTGGTTCAATACCGTCGGATGGTTTGATTACGTGACCACCGGTAGGACCGGATGCGTTAATCATCCTTTCAATTTCCATAGCGGTAATTACGTTGCTGTAACGGCCGTATCCGTATTGGTAAATTCCGGATGGGTCGAATGGGTCGTAACCGATAGCTGCGATAATAGTACCAACTTCTAACTCGATGATTTCAGGTTGTTGATTGTGGTCGATAGCATTTGGTCCACATGCTTGTACACATAAGTTACATTCGATACAGTAGTCCTTATCGATGGTTGCACATAATGGTACAGCTTGAGGGAATGGGATGAATGCAGCTTTTACCATACCGACACCTTCGTCGTAGTAGTTAGGGATTTCGATAGGACAAGCTTCTTGACAGGATCCACATCCGGTACATAATGCTTCATCAACATATCTTGGTTTTTTCTCTACTTTTACGTTGAAGTTTCCGATGTATCCGTCTACTTCGGTTACTTCTGCGTAGGAAATCAATTCGATGTTTTCGTGTTTCTGACAGTCTACCATCTTAGGTGCTAAAATACACATTGAACAGTCGAGTGTAGGGAATGTTTTATCTAATTGTCCCATACGTCCACCGATGGTTGGGTTTCTTTCTACAACGTAGGTTTTGAAGCCCATGTCAGCTAAGTCGAGGGAAGTTTGGATACCAGCTACTCCACCACCAATAACTAATGCAGTGTTGTTTACTGCTACTTTGGTAGCTTCTAAAGGTTCGAGTAATCTAGCTTTTGCAACAGCCATACGTGTTAAGTCTTTAGCTTTTGCGGTTGCTTCTTCAGGTAAGTCCATGTGTACCCAGGAGTCTTGTTCCCTTAAGTTTGCAAATTCAAATAAGAACTTGTTTAATCCAGCTTCTTCTACACATCTACGGAAAGTAGGTTCGTGAAGACGTGGGGAACATGCAGCTACAACAATTCTGTTTAAGTTTTTCTCTTTGATGTCCTCTTGGATCATAGCTTGACCAGGGTCGGAACACATGTATTTGTAGTCAGTTGCGTAGACAACGTTAGGAAGTGTCTTTGCATATTCTGCTACTTCAGGACAGTCGACTACTCCACCAATGTTTACACCACAGTGACAGACGTAAACACCTATCCTTAATTCTTCGTTATTATCTATTTTTTCTTCTGCCATATTAATTCACCTTGTACAAGTCGTGAAAAATATCTAATATATATAAAAAATTGCAATTTTTAAAACAAGTTAGTAAAATTTTACATAGTATTAGATATACATATGTAGTCAATACACCCTTATAAACATTTCTATAAAATACTTGGAGTAAAGCTTATATATGATGAGTTAAAAGCCTTTTAAAAATGAGTTTATATCCTAAACTAACGCTAAATATAAATTATTAGCTCAAATAAAGGATAAATTTCCTTTTTTGATAAAACGATAAATTTAGGTTAAGATAAAATTTCAATTTTTTATTAAATTATCATGATAATTACCGGAAGTGTAATCAAAGAGATTACAGTGTTGATCAAAATGCAGTCTGAAGTCAGCTCATAGTCGAGCTTGTAGGTTATCGAAAGCAGGAGTGACATCATTCCGGAAGGCATTGCGGCCTCGACGATTGATATTGTATACTGCAGGTCAACCAAACCGATCTTTGTAGCGATTAGAAATGCAACCAACGGAAAAAACATCAGTTTCATCACTGAAGTGAATGCGATCATGGATTTTGACCTGGACAATGCCGAAAAGTCAATTGACAAACCCAAGGCAATCATGATTAACGGAATGGCGCCCTGTCCCAGATAATTGACTGTGTTGTCAATGACCGCCCCGATTGGAATGTTGAGGAAATTGAAGACCAGGCCCAAGACGACCGCCCACAAAGGCGGGAAAAGTGTGATTTTGCGAACTGCGGTTCTGGCCGTTCCGCCGAACTTCAAAATCAGGACAAATGAAAGGATCAAAAAGATACATAATGTGGCCATGTCACAGAAAATCGCCCTCAGGAAACCTTCCTGTCCAAAAATTCCCAGAGTGACCGGATAGCCCATAAATGCTGTGTTCGCAATCATCACGGTGACCAGTACGCTCCACAGTGTGATGTCATCCAGGTTGAGACGTTTCAATATGAAATATGAAACTATTCCTGTTGCAAAGGATGACGCCAGAATTATGAAAGGCAGAATGCCCAGCTTGGAAAGCATTGACAGGTCAGCGGAATAGATGGCGTGAAAAATCATGCACGGCATCAAAATGTACATTACTATTCTATTGAAAGGGTCAATGTCCTTTTCACTTAAAAAATCGATTCTTTTAAGGAAATAGCCAAGCCCAATCATTATGATGATTGATAAAATAGTAACTTCAATTTCATTCATGAGTAAATATTAGATAAAAAAAGTATAAAAAAGTTAAGAAAAAAAAGAAAATAAAATTAGCTAACGATACCTTCGCTAGTAATTTTAAATACACATTCACCTTCAGGCAAATGAGGGGAATCCACTAAACGTGCGATTCTTTTTCCTGCCAGACCTTTCTTGAGCCAGATTCTGTAAGTGGAAGCGTGACCTAAAACGTGTCCACCGATAGCTTTGGTAGGGCTTCCGAAGAAGGAATCAGGTTTGGCCTGAACCTGGTTAGTTAAAAAGATTGCAACGTTGTAGGTGTTAGCAATTTGTTGAAGTGAGTGTAAATGCTGATTTAACTTTTGTTGCCTTACGGCCAGGGACTCCCTTCCGACATATTCAGCCCTGAAGTGAGCCATCAATGAATCGACAATTACCAATTTGACATTGACACCGCTTTGGATAAGCTCATTGATCTTATCAACCATGAGGATTTGGTGAGCGGAGTTGAATGCACGTGCAACATGGATTCTGCTTAACACTTCAGTGGTGTCCAATTCGAATCCTTCAGCGATTTGTCTAATCCTTTCAGGACGGAAAGTGTTTTCAGTGTCGACAAATACACATTCGCCGTCAAGACCGCCGAGTTCCTCAGGCAATTGGACAGTTACGGCCAATTCATGAGAGATTTGACTTTTACCTGATCCGAATTCACCGAATACTTCAGTGATGGATTGGGTTTCGATTCCGCCACCGATTAAGTCATTGAACTCTTGGCTTCCAACAGTGATGTGTCCTACATCTTTTCTTCTTTCGTCTACTTCTAACGCTGTTTCAAAAGTGATGTTTTCTGCCCTACGTGCAGCTTCAATAACCTTTTCAGCAACGCCTTCACCGATTTCAGCTTTGACTGATAATTCTTTTGGAGTAGCGGTAGCTAATCTCATCATATCAGCAAAACCTGCATCTTTTAATTTTTCTGCTGTTTTTTCTCCAACACCTGGTAAATCGCTTAATTCAACCATAATAATCATTCCTTCCGTTTATCTAGTAGTATTTTTTCAAAAATTTCTTAGGATTTAACCTATTTGTTTCATTATATTCATCGAAATTAACGTTTGCAATAAATTCAATTGTGAGTCCAACTAAATCTTGAAGTTTGTCTTCAATTCCATATCCATCTTCAATAGTTGAAATTACCTCTTCTTTTGTCATTCCACTTAGTTCTTCAGCTAAATTATCAAAGAAAGTAGCTTGGATATCGCCAGTTTCATCTGAAATTCTTGTAGGAATCATGAATGTGTAATCAGGTTCATCAAAGATATATCCACAATTGTCACAGTGATAATCATCTTCGCTTTCCTCAACGCTTGCGCGACAATTTGGACATTTTCTAAGTAATGGCCTATCCACTCCCACTTCATCAATCTTTGCGGTAATGTGAACATTGGTGTCGTCCTCATACAATGCTTCAATGGTTTTTGGTACGAAAATCATTTCCATCAATTCATCTAATGAAGGTAATTTTTCCAGTTCACTTTCACTTGGCTCCAACATTGTGGTGGATCCTGATATGTTGGCTTCTACACGATTTGTTCTATCGTTGTATCTGAAGTTAGGGTTTTGTAACTTGATTGCTTGGCCCAGTTCAAATTCTTTTTTGGCGTCATCGTTCCAGAGAACAACAACTACAGAGCCTGTGTCATCAGCAATTTCAATATTTCTGACTAATCCTTCCCCATCGTCTCTTTCAAATGTACGTGGCTCGAATATTTCAATCACTCTACCGATGATGATCTTATCTCTTTCATCCTCTTCGACCTCATCGATGCTGATTTTATCGTAAAGAGCTTTTTCCAATGTTTCCAATTTAGGGATGAACATTGCGGATGCTTCCTCTTCGGATAATCTGATGATTCTTGCAGTGCCTCCAACATTTAAATCCACATTATACATTCCCATTCTGGTTCTGGCGTTTTCAATTCTGTATGCCTCACCGACATCATATGCCCCTTGGGCCTTTTCATTCCAGAATGACAGTCTTACCTTACCTGATTCATCGGCAAACATTGCGGAACGGACCTGTCCAACCTCTCCATCATCTCTTTGGAATTCCCTGATGTCCTCAAGGGATAGTATTCTTCCGATTATGTCGATTTCAATGCCGTCATCATCCATCAACTCTATTTCTCCAATAGGGGTTGGGTGAAGGTCTGCCCTTAAGGCTTCCAGTTCATCCAATTCCTCGATTGACAGGTTTTGAGGATTGATAGTGATTTGGGTGTTGAAATTGGTGTTCATGGAGTATTGGCTTTCAGTGTATTCGTCAAAGCGTACGTCCCCACCGATTATTTTGACAATGTCTCCTTTGTTTAATGGTAATGAGGTGTCATCTCCCCATACTGTAACCCTTATGTCACCGGTAGTGTCTCTGACATCAAAGTTCCTTAGTTTTCCTTCGGAGTTATCGGTTTTTCTATGGAACAGCTTAATGTCCTGGAGTTTTGAAACGATACCTATGATTGAGACATCCTTCTGTTCCCTCAAATCGCCGATTGGTGAGAATTCCTGAACGAATTCAGGGACGTCATAATCCCCTTTGATTATTCTTCCGTCCCAGTGGGTTAATGATATTTCATCTTCTCCATCCCTGTTCGGCCTGCTGCGTGCTTGGGCTTGGATTATTTTAACTGTGTCTCCATCTTCAAGTCCCAAATCGTTGATTAGCTCCACGTTTTTATTCCATAATGTGTAAGAGATTTGTCCTGAACCATCCTGTAATTCAAGAGATGCAACTTTTCCTTCTTTTCCATTTTTCTCATATGACCTTATTGTTGGAATTCTAACGATTCTTGCAATGATGTTGACTTTTGTATCCGGTTCTATGTCAGTTATGTTGACAATATTTTCCTCATAGGCAGGGAACCTTGCAGGGTCGTCATCAATGTGGATGACGCTTGATCTTGGCATTAAGTTTGCTTCCAAACCTGTGTATCCTTCCTTG is a genomic window containing:
- a CDS encoding CoB--CoM heterodisulfide reductase iron-sulfur subunit A family protein; translated protein: MAEEKIDNNEELRIGVYVCHCGVNIGGVVDCPEVAEYAKTLPNVVYATDYKYMCSDPGQAMIQEDIKEKNLNRIVVAACSPRLHEPTFRRCVEEAGLNKFLFEFANLREQDSWVHMDLPEEATAKAKDLTRMAVAKARLLEPLEATKVAVNNTALVIGGGVAGIQTSLDLADMGFKTYVVERNPTIGGRMGQLDKTFPTLDCSMCILAPKMVDCQKHENIELISYAEVTEVDGYIGNFNVKVEKKPRYVDEALCTGCGSCQEACPIEIPNYYDEGVGMVKAAFIPFPQAVPLCATIDKDYCIECNLCVQACGPNAIDHNQQPEIIELEVGTIIAAIGYDPFDPSGIYQYGYGRYSNVITAMEIERMINASGPTGGHVIKPSDGIEPERVAFIHCVGSRDEQIGKPYCSRVCCMYSMKNAQLCIDHEPDTKVTCYYMDIRSFGKGYEEFYKTSQEKYGIEFIRGKPAQIFENDDLTLTIRAEDTLLGKVTEYTYDLVVLSVGLEHSAGSDELRQTLGLSRSADGFYMEAHPKLRPVDTLTDGVYIAGVAQGPKDIPDSVAQGSAAASRAAIPMAKGEVEIEPIIASNDETVCGACQVCVELCPFDAISIATGVGGKEFAQINSALCKGCGTCVGACPSGAMNQQHFKTEQIMAQISAALEDLGK
- a CDS encoding AEC family transporter, giving the protein MNEIEVTILSIIIMIGLGYFLKRIDFLSEKDIDPFNRIVMYILMPCMIFHAIYSADLSMLSKLGILPFIILASSFATGIVSYFILKRLNLDDITLWSVLVTVMIANTAFMGYPVTLGIFGQEGFLRAIFCDMATLCIFLILSFVLILKFGGTARTAVRKITLFPPLWAVVLGLVFNFLNIPIGAVIDNTVNYLGQGAIPLIMIALGLSIDFSALSRSKSMIAFTSVMKLMFFPLVAFLIATKIGLVDLQYTISIVEAAMPSGMMSLLLSITYKLDYELTSDCILINTVISLITLPVIIMII
- the radA gene encoding DNA repair and recombination protein RadA, whose protein sequence is MVELSDLPGVGEKTAEKLKDAGFADMMRLATATPKELSVKAEIGEGVAEKVIEAARRAENITFETALEVDERRKDVGHITVGSQEFNDLIGGGIETQSITEVFGEFGSGKSQISHELAVTVQLPEELGGLDGECVFVDTENTFRPERIRQIAEGFELDTTEVLSRIHVARAFNSAHQILMVDKINELIQSGVNVKLVIVDSLMAHFRAEYVGRESLAVRQQKLNQHLHSLQQIANTYNVAIFLTNQVQAKPDSFFGSPTKAIGGHVLGHASTYRIWLKKGLAGKRIARLVDSPHLPEGECVFKITSEGIVS
- a CDS encoding OB-fold nucleic acid binding domain-containing protein, yielding MQEKISQEYEKVKDKLSEEEFLEEIERIKADNDGINFIDDFGAAQMVVQNHNGVDTSIFEKADETSETNRMTDVLQEKYDKVKDLISEEEFFQRIEKFRQQESENPFMTDDSLADMVVGELITEEPEAITNEVEDDVKLIKDIEKGSRDTTISGRVISISNPRQFKTRKGQNGEVSNVLLKDNTGEIRAVFWTQNIRLIKTFSEGDTIQIKGVDIKEGYTGLEANLMPRSSVIHIDDDPARFPAYEENIVNITDIEPDTKVNIIARIVRIPTIRSYEKNGKEGKVASLELQDGSGQISYTLWNKNVELINDLGLEDGDTVKIIQAQARSRPNRDGEDEISLTHWDGRIIKGDYDVPEFVQEFSPIGDLREQKDVSIIGIVSKLQDIKLFHRKTDNSEGKLRNFDVRDTTGDIRVTVWGDDTSLPLNKGDIVKIIGGDVRFDEYTESQYSMNTNFNTQITINPQNLSIEELDELEALRADLHPTPIGEIELMDDDGIEIDIIGRILSLEDIREFQRDDGEVGQVRSAMFADESGKVRLSFWNEKAQGAYDVGEAYRIENARTRMGMYNVDLNVGGTARIIRLSEEEASAMFIPKLETLEKALYDKISIDEVEEDERDKIIIGRVIEIFEPRTFERDDGEGLVRNIEIADDTGSVVVVLWNDDAKKEFELGQAIKLQNPNFRYNDRTNRVEANISGSTTMLEPSESELEKLPSLDELMEMIFVPKTIEALYEDDTNVHITAKIDEVGVDRPLLRKCPNCRASVEESEDDYHCDNCGYIFDEPDYTFMIPTRISDETGDIQATFFDNLAEELSGMTKEEVISTIEDGYGIEDKLQDLVGLTIEFIANVNFDEYNETNRLNPKKFLKKYY